From Paenibacillus graminis, a single genomic window includes:
- the thiD gene encoding bifunctional hydroxymethylpyrimidine kinase/phosphomethylpyrimidine kinase, giving the protein MSKIIKTLTIAGSDSSGGAGIQADLKTFEEYGTYGFSALTTIVTMDPDNGWHHNVYPIDAALVAEQLKTVFAGGPVNAMKTGMLGSVDIVKVAEKAIKENLQTNVVIDPVMVCKGEDEVLNPESANAIRDLLLPLATVATPNLFEAGVLSGLGKLTTIDEMKEAARLIRALGTQNVVVKGGKALGGDLAIDVFFDGSEYTVLETAKIEPAYNHGAGCTFAAAITGGLANGLSVHDAVVKAKDFVSAAIRSGYAFNQYVGPVFHGGYRLER; this is encoded by the coding sequence TTGTCAAAAATCATTAAAACTCTAACCATTGCCGGAAGTGACTCCAGCGGAGGTGCCGGTATCCAGGCTGACCTCAAAACCTTTGAGGAGTATGGCACCTACGGCTTCAGCGCTTTGACCACTATTGTGACGATGGACCCGGATAACGGCTGGCATCACAATGTCTATCCGATTGATGCAGCCCTCGTTGCGGAGCAGCTAAAAACCGTGTTCGCAGGGGGTCCTGTAAATGCCATGAAGACCGGCATGCTGGGCAGTGTGGATATCGTTAAGGTGGCAGAAAAAGCGATCAAGGAGAACCTGCAGACTAACGTAGTCATTGATCCGGTTATGGTCTGCAAAGGGGAAGATGAAGTCTTGAATCCGGAGAGCGCCAATGCGATCCGTGATCTGCTGCTGCCTCTCGCCACAGTGGCTACACCCAATCTGTTCGAAGCCGGTGTGTTGTCCGGGCTGGGCAAGCTGACTACCATTGACGAAATGAAAGAAGCTGCCCGCCTGATCCGCGCGCTCGGCACCCAAAATGTGGTCGTCAAGGGCGGCAAAGCACTGGGCGGCGATCTGGCAATAGATGTGTTCTTCGACGGCTCCGAATATACTGTGCTGGAAACAGCCAAAATCGAACCGGCCTACAACCACGGAGCGGGCTGCACCTTTGCCGCTGCCATTACAGGCGGCCTGGCCAACGGCTTGTCTGTGCATGATGCAGTGGTAAAAGCCAAGGACTTCGTCTCCGCTGCCATCCGCAGCGGCTACGCGTTTAACCAATATGTCGGCCCTGTCTTCCACGGCGGCTACCGGTTGGAGCGTTAA
- a CDS encoding winged helix-turn-helix transcriptional regulator, translated as MRDRKGGFGNSPGCDQAACPVEFTLDVIGGKWKGVLLYHMMEEKKRFSEFRRICPGITQRMLTLQLRELEEDGVVHREVYQQVPPKVEYSLTEFGRTLIPIIRLMRDWGKEYQTKQLSKESCPVESL; from the coding sequence ATGCGCGACCGTAAAGGCGGCTTCGGTAATTCTCCCGGCTGCGACCAGGCAGCCTGCCCTGTGGAATTCACCCTTGATGTTATCGGCGGCAAATGGAAAGGTGTGCTGCTGTACCACATGATGGAGGAAAAGAAACGGTTCAGCGAGTTCCGCCGGATCTGTCCGGGAATCACCCAGCGCATGCTGACCCTGCAGCTCCGGGAGCTGGAAGAGGATGGCGTTGTTCACCGCGAAGTCTATCAGCAGGTTCCGCCGAAGGTCGAATACTCCCTGACCGAGTTCGGCCGGACCCTCATCCCCATCATCCGGCTGATGAGGGATTGGGGCAAAGAATACCAAACCAAACAGCTTTCCAAAGAAAGCTGTCCGGTGGAGAGTCTGTGA
- a CDS encoding aromatic ring-hydroxylating oxygenase subunit alpha has product MIEEKKKPVQELELPRDCTFSPEDWRVLAEYWYPVAIAEEVQDKPLAVKLLDMKLVCYRSEGSVVIARDLCFHRGAPLSKGWVENGEIVCPYHGFRYNCEGKCTAVPAHPSSKISPKLKLIVYPAVERYGLIWTCLGTAAEQIPDFPGWDDPDYINILPPSFDIAGSSGRQMEGFLDVSHFAYVHTATFGDRNNTEVPQYKVRREGNELVAEYWSTVSNYGKGQENPAPEGFMWLREFRVFPPFAASLTVYFPGEGRLKILNCASPVSARYTRLFCPISRNFDKSAPVQDTIKFNLQVFAEDAEMVESQTPEDLPLDLQAEAHIPADRTSIAYRQLLTELGLGRSYTS; this is encoded by the coding sequence ATGATAGAGGAAAAGAAGAAACCGGTGCAAGAACTCGAGCTTCCCCGTGATTGCACGTTCTCCCCTGAGGACTGGCGGGTACTGGCTGAATACTGGTATCCGGTGGCAATTGCGGAGGAAGTACAGGACAAACCGCTGGCAGTGAAGCTTCTGGATATGAAGCTGGTATGCTACCGCAGTGAAGGCAGCGTGGTGATCGCCCGGGATCTCTGCTTCCACCGGGGGGCGCCGCTCAGCAAGGGCTGGGTCGAGAACGGTGAAATTGTGTGCCCGTATCATGGCTTCCGTTACAACTGTGAAGGCAAATGCACCGCTGTACCGGCCCATCCCAGCTCCAAAATCTCACCCAAACTGAAGCTGATCGTCTATCCGGCGGTGGAGCGATATGGCCTGATCTGGACCTGCCTGGGTACCGCGGCGGAGCAGATTCCGGATTTCCCGGGCTGGGATGACCCGGACTATATTAATATTTTACCGCCGAGTTTCGATATTGCCGGTTCGTCCGGCCGCCAGATGGAGGGGTTCCTTGACGTCTCCCATTTTGCTTATGTGCATACAGCCACCTTTGGGGACCGGAACAACACTGAGGTTCCCCAGTACAAGGTCAGACGCGAGGGCAATGAGCTGGTCGCTGAATACTGGAGTACGGTAAGCAACTATGGGAAAGGCCAGGAAAATCCGGCACCGGAGGGTTTCATGTGGCTGCGTGAATTCCGTGTGTTCCCGCCATTTGCGGCTTCCCTTACCGTCTATTTTCCCGGCGAAGGCCGACTGAAAATCCTGAACTGTGCTTCCCCGGTATCCGCACGCTATACGCGCTTGTTCTGTCCGATTTCCAGGAACTTCGACAAGAGTGCCCCGGTCCAGGATACGATTAAGTTCAATCTGCAGGTCTTTGCAGAAGACGCGGAAATGGTGGAGTCACAGACTCCGGAGGATTTGCCGCTCGATTTGCAGGCCGAAGCGCATATACCAGCTGACCGCACGTCCATCGCTTACCGCCAGCTGCTGACTGAATTGGGTCTGGGACGGTCTTATACTTCTTAA
- a CDS encoding acetylxylan esterase, which translates to MNTIELRKQELENCRPEPTLEPGKVNEFWDGILAEYARKPLEIISVPEVTPYPGMRVDKVSFQSFDETRVNAWHIQPAQAANGEGQLPCIITFPGYTGDRGYPERYASWVLLGYSVLAVDVRGQLGETGNLLPMESGVAKGWITQGLLEKERSYYMAVAMDTVRAAETAAQLPGVDPSRIAITGGSQGGGIALLAGALSSRIAAVAADIPNLCRLDFGVLNSTSSLTEIGAYVRRYPEHLEQVLDTLAYFDIVNLAPRIAAPVLISVGWKDTVCMPESVYAAYNRIESDKQILDYPFSGHEVSEYHHRQKVLFLQKHLGQAER; encoded by the coding sequence ATGAATACGATAGAGCTCCGCAAGCAGGAACTCGAGAACTGCCGTCCTGAACCGACGCTGGAACCAGGGAAAGTCAACGAATTTTGGGATGGCATTCTTGCAGAGTATGCCCGCAAACCGCTGGAGATTATTTCTGTGCCCGAAGTGACGCCGTATCCGGGAATGCGGGTAGACAAAGTCAGCTTCCAGAGCTTTGATGAAACAAGGGTCAATGCCTGGCATATTCAGCCTGCACAGGCGGCGAATGGCGAAGGGCAGCTTCCCTGCATCATTACGTTTCCCGGCTATACCGGGGACAGGGGATATCCGGAGCGTTATGCTTCCTGGGTACTGCTCGGCTATTCCGTCCTGGCCGTAGATGTGCGGGGACAACTGGGAGAGACCGGAAATCTGCTGCCCATGGAGAGCGGTGTGGCCAAGGGCTGGATTACGCAGGGACTGCTGGAGAAGGAACGTTCTTATTATATGGCGGTGGCTATGGATACCGTCCGTGCCGCGGAAACGGCTGCGCAGCTTCCGGGCGTAGACCCGTCGCGCATCGCGATTACCGGCGGCAGCCAGGGCGGGGGCATTGCTCTGCTGGCTGGTGCCCTAAGCAGCCGGATCGCTGCTGTGGCCGCAGATATCCCCAATCTGTGCCGGCTGGATTTCGGCGTGCTGAATTCAACCAGCTCCCTGACCGAAATCGGCGCTTATGTGCGGCGTTATCCGGAGCATCTGGAACAGGTCCTGGATACGCTTGCTTACTTCGATATCGTGAATCTGGCCCCGCGCATTGCGGCCCCGGTTCTGATTTCTGTCGGCTGGAAGGATACGGTCTGTATGCCCGAAAGCGTATATGCCGCGTATAACCGCATAGAGTCGGATAAGCAGATTCTGGACTATCCGTTCTCCGGACATGAGGTTAGTGAATATCATCACCGCCAGAAGGTATTGTTTTTACAAAAACATCTGGGTCAGGCGGAACGCTAG
- a CDS encoding serine hydrolase domain-containing protein, which translates to MKRTERTIFSRRLSLSMMVAASLIVLWGFSPHMNAESDKAPTAGSAEEFKQYLDHKVPQWQETYGVPGVAVGVIHNGKVAYTLNYGVADTKSHQPVNEHTLFQAGSISKSLTAWGILHLVDRGLLSLDDPAAKYLTRWKLPDSEFDPGQVTLRRLLSHTAGLPAHKGYLGTAPGKKLPALEESLSGAGWFNDPVRLTTAPGTQEVYSGAGYTLLQLVIEEVTGQPFEQYMDEQVLKPLGMNSSTFAATTGSPFTSTGYGYFGQALPDYQFTEKAAAGLSTTSADLMTLIINSMNGRNGQLPGNPVAAKPLIQEMQTPVLTDNGLGIFVRTLPGGQVMLYHPGDNRGFHSFYGFVPESGDGLAVLTNSENGIDLRQDIYNAWVRSLTGSVPDGYDALAAGRQTNAYITQGLAAALGLYLVIFAIRLRKRRRVFITKHSPQPFIRLGIRVVLLTATGTCLFLASYSWSILGLQSGLKNIVLAVFAWHLILLAAGFFPKTRIRK; encoded by the coding sequence ATGAAGCGTACAGAAAGAACAATTTTTTCCCGGAGACTTTCCCTCAGCATGATGGTTGCCGCAAGCTTGATAGTTCTATGGGGCTTCTCCCCCCACATGAATGCTGAGTCCGATAAGGCGCCCACTGCCGGAAGCGCAGAGGAATTCAAGCAATATCTGGACCACAAAGTCCCCCAGTGGCAGGAAACTTACGGAGTACCTGGTGTGGCAGTAGGTGTGATACATAACGGAAAAGTCGCCTACACCTTGAATTATGGTGTTGCTGATACCAAAAGTCACCAGCCTGTGAATGAGCATACGCTATTCCAGGCAGGGTCGATCTCCAAAAGCCTGACCGCATGGGGCATCCTGCATCTTGTTGACCGAGGTCTGCTCTCCCTGGATGATCCGGCTGCAAAATATCTTACACGGTGGAAGCTGCCGGACTCGGAGTTTGATCCGGGTCAGGTGACGCTCCGGCGGTTGCTTAGCCATACCGCAGGTTTGCCTGCACACAAAGGCTACCTGGGAACTGCTCCGGGAAAAAAGCTTCCGGCACTGGAGGAATCGTTGTCCGGGGCCGGTTGGTTCAACGATCCTGTAAGATTGACCACAGCTCCCGGAACTCAGGAAGTGTATTCAGGTGCAGGCTATACCCTGCTGCAGCTGGTGATCGAGGAAGTGACCGGCCAGCCTTTTGAACAGTATATGGACGAGCAGGTGCTGAAGCCGCTAGGGATGAATTCCAGCACCTTCGCAGCAACTACCGGCAGTCCCTTCACGTCTACTGGGTATGGATATTTCGGCCAGGCGCTGCCGGATTATCAATTTACCGAAAAAGCCGCCGCCGGCCTCTCCACCACCTCTGCTGATCTGATGACATTGATTATTAACAGTATGAATGGGCGGAATGGACAGCTGCCGGGCAACCCAGTGGCTGCAAAACCGCTTATTCAGGAGATGCAGACACCGGTTCTGACTGACAACGGTTTGGGGATCTTCGTTAGAACCCTTCCGGGTGGTCAGGTTATGCTGTATCACCCGGGGGATAACCGCGGATTCCACAGCTTTTACGGGTTCGTCCCGGAGTCCGGCGACGGACTTGCAGTTCTGACAAACAGCGAGAACGGAATTGACCTGCGGCAGGATATTTATAATGCATGGGTGCGGTCACTTACCGGTTCTGTGCCCGATGGATACGATGCCCTTGCCGCCGGAAGGCAGACTAATGCATACATTACGCAAGGACTTGCAGCCGCGCTCGGCCTATATCTGGTTATCTTTGCCATCCGCTTGCGCAAGCGGAGAAGAGTGTTCATAACGAAGCATTCACCGCAGCCTTTTATCCGGCTCGGGATACGCGTGGTTCTGCTTACAGCAACCGGTACTTGTTTGTTCCTGGCCTCTTATTCCTGGAGCATTCTCGGTCTCCAGTCCGGTTTAAAAAACATCGTACTCGCGGTTTTTGCCTGGCATCTCATTTTGCTCGCCGCCGGCTTTTTCCCGAAGACCAGAATACGGAAGTGA
- a CDS encoding glycosyltransferase gives MIEISLCMIVRNEENSLPRCLSTAATIADEIIIVDTGSTDRTKEIAASFGAVIYDFTWIEDFSAARNFAFSKAAKDYILWLDADDYLKPKDQELFRGLKSSLPGHVDSVNMPYNLAFDAAGNVVTSLRRNRLVRRSCNFKWIGPVHEYLEVYGPSYSSDVCITHEKDKAYTDRNLRIYQKRAAAGEAFSPRDQYYYANELRDHGQHEEACRYYTLFLEGEEGWIEDNYQACLRLAECQERLGNKEEAFQALCRTLKIDKPRAEFCCRLGAWHLEKNQLLQAVYWYELAVMLPRQNDSMGIRNESYSTWLPNLQLALCYDRLGQHEKANQFNETALRYHPAHPSMLYNRKYFKTLLGDKYVELQPIAEQAE, from the coding sequence ATGATCGAAATCAGCTTATGCATGATCGTCCGCAACGAAGAGAACAGTCTGCCCCGCTGCCTGTCTACCGCAGCAACTATCGCGGATGAGATCATTATTGTCGATACGGGGTCAACGGACCGGACCAAAGAAATTGCCGCGTCCTTTGGAGCGGTGATTTATGATTTTACGTGGATCGAGGATTTCTCGGCGGCCCGGAACTTTGCCTTCAGCAAGGCTGCCAAGGATTATATCCTGTGGCTGGACGCCGATGACTACTTGAAACCAAAGGATCAGGAGCTGTTCAGAGGACTCAAGAGCAGTCTTCCAGGGCATGTGGACAGCGTGAATATGCCATATAATCTTGCTTTTGACGCTGCCGGCAATGTGGTTACCTCGCTCCGCCGCAATCGTCTGGTCCGCCGCAGCTGCAATTTCAAATGGATAGGGCCGGTGCACGAATATCTGGAGGTATACGGCCCATCCTACAGCAGTGATGTCTGCATTACGCATGAAAAAGACAAAGCCTACACGGACCGCAATCTGCGGATTTACCAGAAACGGGCCGCAGCCGGTGAAGCCTTCTCCCCGCGGGACCAGTATTATTACGCGAATGAGCTGCGGGACCACGGGCAGCATGAGGAAGCCTGCCGGTATTATACTCTTTTTCTGGAAGGGGAAGAGGGCTGGATCGAGGATAATTACCAGGCCTGCCTGCGGCTGGCCGAATGCCAGGAACGGTTGGGGAATAAGGAGGAAGCCTTCCAGGCACTCTGCCGGACGCTGAAGATCGATAAGCCGCGGGCGGAATTCTGCTGCAGGCTCGGTGCTTGGCACTTGGAGAAGAATCAGCTGCTTCAGGCCGTCTACTGGTATGAGCTCGCTGTGATGCTGCCCCGGCAGAATGACTCTATGGGCATACGCAATGAGAGCTACAGCACCTGGCTGCCGAATCTGCAGTTGGCCTTATGCTACGACCGTCTTGGACAGCATGAGAAGGCGAACCAGTTCAACGAAACGGCATTGCGTTATCACCCGGCCCATCCCAGCATGCTGTATAACCGGAAATATTTTAAAACCCTGCTCGGTGACAAATATGTCGAGCTGCAGCCCATTGCAGAGCAGGCGGAGTAA
- a CDS encoding sugar phosphate isomerase/epimerase family protein produces MFTIRYGTLAHTAGCLPLKELTAALQGFGIDFVQLALSKAIQDIDTSTGKLSPGLANYIAEQFDRAGIRIGVLGCYINPIHPDPAIRRGEIERFKEHLRYARLFGAPMVATETGALTTFAEFEPYRYEELGWETLRATVGELAEEAEKWGVFLGLEGVSTHTLSTPAKVRRILDEVPSSAIGVVFDPCNLIGDNVQNQDEIVDDAFSLFGDRIILAHLKDIYAEGNRIRHGQAGRGLFHTAEFLNKLQAHKPMIDISLEDIQGPEIRETVKLLERLRSPQS; encoded by the coding sequence ATGTTTACCATCCGTTACGGAACTTTGGCCCACACCGCAGGCTGTCTGCCCCTTAAAGAGCTGACTGCCGCGCTTCAAGGCTTTGGAATTGATTTCGTCCAGCTGGCCTTGTCCAAAGCTATACAGGATATCGATACCTCAACCGGGAAACTTAGCCCGGGCCTTGCCAATTATATTGCCGAACAGTTTGACCGCGCGGGAATCCGCATCGGTGTACTCGGCTGTTACATTAACCCGATTCATCCCGATCCGGCCATCCGCCGGGGGGAGATCGAGCGGTTCAAGGAGCATTTGCGTTATGCCCGGCTGTTCGGGGCACCGATGGTCGCTACGGAGACCGGAGCTTTGACCACTTTTGCCGAATTTGAGCCCTACCGTTATGAGGAACTGGGCTGGGAGACGCTGCGGGCCACGGTCGGGGAGCTGGCCGAGGAAGCTGAAAAATGGGGAGTGTTCCTCGGGCTGGAAGGCGTAAGCACCCATACATTGTCCACTCCGGCCAAAGTGCGCCGGATTCTCGACGAAGTCCCCTCCAGCGCAATTGGCGTAGTCTTTGATCCCTGTAACTTGATCGGAGACAATGTCCAGAACCAGGATGAGATTGTAGATGATGCCTTCAGCCTGTTCGGAGACCGGATCATCCTGGCCCATCTGAAGGATATTTATGCCGAGGGAAACCGCATCCGCCATGGCCAGGCAGGCCGGGGATTGTTCCACACTGCAGAGTTCCTGAATAAGCTCCAGGCCCACAAACCGATGATCGATATCTCGCTGGAGGATATTCAAGGCCCCGAAATCCGTGAAACGGTGAAGCTGCTGGAACGCCTAAGAAGCCCTCAGTCGTAA
- a CDS encoding glycosyltransferase family 4 protein, with the protein MRFTFPILTLCHGGAQRMLVELTNGLTARGHDVVILMPLGGDISYEVHSNILTTDHTVLRESDFPVSDIIVSNFYTTVPVSEAASQQGKGMHIRLSLCYEPLFLPENEVSFPSYHITDKLLVLSQWQQELIALSHGITGSIVPVGISTVFRNQHIRHMLQEPLNITAILRKEENGFASHREQGYLVKQLDIVKHNMPQVNINFISPPDEFYSSESLQRMHAGGKYRFFTPQNDEELCYHYNGADIFVSASAFDAGSLPGLEAMRCGAALVSVYSGGNLQYARHEENCLLSYRYENRLAQDVVRLIVDSALRVRLAEQGEADSLAWTWDNSVNSMEQAVVRFMQNIPHNESNRAPLLRRMAGYRISRGL; encoded by the coding sequence ATGAGGTTTACATTTCCCATTCTCACCTTATGCCATGGCGGGGCGCAGCGCATGCTGGTAGAACTCACCAACGGGCTCACCGCCCGGGGCCATGATGTTGTGATCCTCATGCCATTAGGGGGCGACATTTCCTATGAGGTCCATTCTAATATACTAACGACGGACCACACTGTGCTGCGAGAATCCGATTTCCCTGTCAGTGATATTATTGTGTCCAATTTCTATACAACTGTCCCCGTGTCAGAGGCGGCAAGCCAACAGGGAAAAGGCATGCATATCCGCCTGTCTCTATGCTATGAGCCGCTCTTCCTGCCGGAGAACGAAGTGTCCTTCCCTTCCTATCATATCACTGACAAGCTGCTGGTTTTATCACAGTGGCAGCAGGAATTAATAGCTTTGAGCCATGGGATTACCGGGAGCATTGTGCCGGTAGGCATCAGCACGGTGTTTCGTAACCAGCATATCCGCCACATGCTGCAGGAGCCATTGAATATCACGGCGATTCTGCGCAAGGAAGAGAACGGCTTTGCCTCGCACCGTGAACAGGGCTACTTGGTGAAACAGCTCGATATCGTCAAGCACAACATGCCGCAGGTGAACATCAACTTCATAAGTCCGCCGGATGAGTTCTATTCTTCGGAATCCTTGCAGAGGATGCATGCCGGGGGCAAATACCGGTTCTTCACTCCGCAGAATGATGAAGAGCTCTGCTACCATTATAACGGGGCAGATATTTTTGTCAGCGCCAGTGCCTTCGATGCCGGTTCCCTGCCGGGACTGGAGGCTATGCGCTGTGGGGCAGCGCTAGTATCTGTATACTCCGGGGGAAATCTCCAGTATGCCCGCCACGAGGAGAATTGCCTGCTCTCCTACCGTTATGAGAACCGGCTGGCCCAGGATGTGGTACGCCTGATTGTTGACTCTGCGCTCAGAGTCCGGCTCGCTGAACAAGGTGAAGCTGATTCTCTGGCCTGGACCTGGGATAATAGTGTGAACAGCATGGAGCAGGCTGTAGTGCGGTTTATGCAGAATATACCCCATAATGAGTCAAACCGGGCTCCCTTATTGCGCCGAATGGCCGGATATAGAATAAGCAGAGGCCTTTAA
- a CDS encoding low temperature requirement protein A codes for MTVKKVTWLELFYDLLYVAAVSKASHVLLHVEDETLSLETLGKFVLIFIPIWWAWVGQTLFVNRYGQDIVSHRIFLIIQLFFVLIMTASLSVDFDQTYYSFLIGYLGLRAMTAVQYHYVRSRENGHLKATAHYLGSRFWIGLAISACSLFFDSWVRYAVLYAGIAVDIILPLAGRKILVKTPANTHHLLERFSLFALILLGESVVSILAVLQSSTWTLQSVGFAGLTFVLIIAMWWQYYDNLEKKVDKNIYTAGQTIIYGHLFIFLSLCMLAASIQLLFLNKLHYELMLNLLFGSVLLYFASTTLVFHVYRHKQHRLGIVHLAVLAALLAGFYILDMVVHVPNVLIMGEMALFFAVYARITS; via the coding sequence ATGACTGTAAAAAAAGTAACCTGGCTGGAGCTCTTTTATGATCTGCTGTATGTTGCCGCCGTGTCCAAAGCCAGCCATGTGCTGCTGCATGTAGAGGACGAAACCCTTTCACTTGAAACACTGGGCAAATTCGTGCTGATTTTTATCCCGATCTGGTGGGCTTGGGTGGGCCAGACGCTGTTTGTCAACCGCTATGGGCAGGACATCGTCTCTCACCGGATTTTTCTGATTATTCAATTGTTCTTCGTGCTGATTATGACGGCAAGCCTGTCTGTCGATTTCGATCAGACCTATTATTCGTTTCTGATAGGCTACCTCGGGCTGCGGGCGATGACTGCGGTACAGTATCATTACGTACGCTCCAGGGAAAACGGGCATCTTAAGGCCACCGCTCATTATCTGGGCAGCCGCTTTTGGATCGGACTGGCGATTTCCGCCTGTTCCCTGTTTTTTGATTCCTGGGTCCGTTATGCCGTGCTGTACGCCGGAATTGCTGTTGACATTATCCTGCCGCTGGCGGGAAGGAAAATTCTGGTCAAAACGCCCGCCAATACTCACCATCTGCTGGAGCGTTTCTCTCTATTTGCCCTGATCCTCCTGGGGGAATCCGTTGTGAGCATCCTTGCTGTGCTGCAGTCCAGCACCTGGACCCTGCAATCTGTAGGCTTCGCGGGCCTGACCTTCGTACTGATCATAGCCATGTGGTGGCAATATTACGATAACCTGGAGAAAAAGGTGGATAAAAATATTTATACAGCCGGGCAGACGATTATTTACGGACATCTGTTCATCTTCCTGTCGCTGTGTATGCTGGCCGCCTCGATCCAGCTACTGTTCCTGAACAAGCTACATTATGAGCTGATGCTAAACCTGCTGTTTGGCTCGGTGCTGCTCTACTTTGCCTCCACGACACTGGTCTTCCACGTCTACCGGCATAAGCAGCACCGGCTGGGAATCGTTCATCTGGCGGTGCTGGCGGCGCTCCTGGCTGGCTTCTACATTCTGGACATGGTTGTTCATGTACCAAACGTGCTGATTATGGGGGAAATGGCGCTGTTTTTTGCCGTTTACGCCCGGATCACAAGCTAA
- a CDS encoding SGNH/GDSL hydrolase family protein, producing the protein MHQNENHSAAAELEYKYMVSGDSISKGVVYDESRSKYVILEDNYVSLLQGKLKGALRNTARFGNTLLKGFGNLKRDVLKEKPDMVLIEYGGNDCDFHWEEIVDNPEAEHNPKTDFPAFESMLRDMIDFLRTQGIMPILMSLPPLNADSYFKWVSRNNPASEANIMKFLGSVTKIYWWQERYNSTIIRVAESTKTKIIDVRGAFLQQPDYTEFICRDGIHPNRAGHRIIYDKVLEFISSSEPHLLLDGKGQALQSR; encoded by the coding sequence ATGCATCAGAATGAAAATCATTCGGCAGCTGCAGAGCTTGAATATAAGTATATGGTGAGCGGAGACTCCATTTCGAAGGGTGTAGTCTATGACGAGTCCAGAAGCAAATATGTAATTCTAGAGGATAATTACGTCTCTCTGCTGCAAGGCAAGCTGAAGGGGGCGCTGCGCAACACCGCCAGATTCGGCAATACGCTGCTCAAGGGCTTCGGCAATCTCAAACGGGATGTACTGAAGGAGAAGCCGGATATGGTGCTGATTGAATACGGGGGGAACGACTGCGATTTCCACTGGGAAGAGATTGTGGATAACCCTGAAGCTGAGCATAATCCCAAAACGGATTTCCCGGCATTCGAAAGCATGCTCCGGGATATGATCGACTTCCTGAGAACTCAAGGGATCATGCCGATTCTGATGAGCCTGCCGCCGCTGAATGCGGACAGCTACTTCAAATGGGTGAGCCGGAACAATCCGGCCTCGGAAGCGAACATTATGAAATTTCTCGGTAGTGTCACCAAAATCTACTGGTGGCAGGAACGGTACAATTCCACCATTATCAGGGTCGCTGAGAGCACCAAGACGAAGATTATTGATGTCCGGGGCGCTTTTCTTCAGCAGCCGGATTATACAGAGTTCATCTGCCGTGACGGGATTCATCCCAACCGGGCAGGACACCGGATTATCTATGACAAGGTACTGGAGTTCATCTCCAGCAGCGAACCCCACTTGCTGCTCGACGGCAAGGGACAGGCTCTGCAAAGCCGCTGA
- a CDS encoding DinB family protein, with protein MNEIIGECMRRLDQSLGYLELAAGRLTEDQIWFRPRPKMNAIGNLCLHLAGNEYQHLVCAVGGRPAERDRPSEFLTRGGCTPEELLESLREVRRESRAVVNGLTEKDLERAVTVHYTESSEMENYSWSIQKVLIGTAEHYAYHTGQIVYLAKWLQEEDVHLLNWKHYD; from the coding sequence ATGAATGAGATTATTGGCGAATGTATGAGAAGACTGGATCAGTCGCTGGGGTATCTGGAGCTGGCAGCCGGAAGGCTGACGGAGGACCAGATATGGTTTCGTCCACGGCCAAAGATGAACGCGATAGGCAATCTGTGCCTGCATTTGGCCGGCAACGAATATCAGCATCTGGTCTGCGCGGTCGGGGGGCGTCCGGCAGAGAGGGACAGACCTTCAGAATTTTTGACCCGTGGAGGCTGTACTCCGGAGGAGCTGCTGGAGTCATTGAGGGAAGTAAGACGGGAAAGCCGGGCTGTAGTCAATGGATTGACGGAAAAGGATCTGGAGCGGGCCGTCACCGTGCATTATACCGAGAGTTCAGAAATGGAGAATTACAGCTGGAGTATTCAAAAGGTACTGATCGGTACGGCAGAGCATTACGCCTACCATACCGGCCAGATTGTGTATCTCGCGAAATGGCTGCAGGAAGAGGATGTGCATCTGCTGAACTGGAAGCATTACGACTGA
- a CDS encoding YkvA family protein, translating into MEKDGDKLPAEIAVENFKYSEKNEQLVKKSFWSKTRKFAGKIPFTKDAVAMYYCAIDAKTPLWAKGIAFGALAYFISPIDAIPDALIGLGLTDDAAIIAAGVRAIAGQVTEEHRQKSAEFFEKE; encoded by the coding sequence ATGGAGAAGGACGGAGATAAGCTGCCGGCGGAAATTGCAGTGGAGAATTTCAAATACAGCGAGAAGAACGAACAGCTGGTGAAAAAGAGCTTTTGGAGTAAAACCCGGAAATTTGCCGGGAAGATTCCATTTACCAAAGATGCAGTGGCGATGTATTACTGTGCCATAGATGCCAAAACCCCTTTGTGGGCCAAAGGTATTGCCTTCGGGGCATTGGCTTATTTCATTTCCCCCATTGATGCGATTCCAGACGCACTGATCGGCCTGGGCCTCACCGATGACGCAGCAATTATTGCCGCAGGTGTAAGGGCGATTGCAGGCCAGGTGACGGAGGAGCACCGGCAGAAGTCAGCGGAATTTTTTGAAAAGGAATAA